One region of Salvelinus namaycush isolate Seneca chromosome 3, SaNama_1.0, whole genome shotgun sequence genomic DNA includes:
- the LOC120044601 gene encoding putative nuclease HARBI1, with translation MACPFVRDVVDEEALVLRRAFRRERVFRDRLDPLAFPDDHLYERYRFSADGIRYLCRLLGPRIKHRTARSHALSVEQMVCVALRFFASGAFLYSVGDAEQLNKATICRTIRSVCLAIKALADVFISFPGHRRLCDIKEEFYRIAGFPNVIGAVDCTHIRIKAPSGAHEADFVNRKSFHSINVQMVCNADCVISNVVAKWPGSVHDSRIFRASEIYQCLSQGEFSGVLLGDRGYGCQPFLLTPFTDPQEAQQAYNHAHARTRARVEMTFGLLKARFHCLHKLRVSPVRACDITVACAVLHNVACLRKERAPRVPPAMDWDNPAIFPDDDSGRLLRDQYVLNYFS, from the exons atggcatgcccattcgtgcgagatgtggtggatgaagaagcacttgtgctgaggagagccttcaggcgagaaagggtcttcagggaccggttggacccactggccttccctgatgaccatctatatgaaagatacaggttttctgcagatggcatcaggtatctatgcagactactgggtcccaggattaagcaccgcactgcacggagccatgcactgagtgtggagcaaatggtttgtgtggccttgcgcttttttgctagtggagccttcctgtactcagtgggggatgcagaacagctgaacaaggccacaatttgccgcacaataaggagtgtgtgtctggctatCAAAGCATTAGCAGATGTCTTCATCTCCTTCCCTGGCCACAGAAGACTCTGTGACATCAAAGAGGAGTTCTATAGGATTGCAG GTTTCCCCAATGTCATTGGTGCAGTTGACTGCACACACATAAGGATAAAAGCCCCCTCAGGTGCCCATGAGGCCGATTTTGTGAATAGgaaatcctttcacagcattaatgttcag atggtctgcaatgctgactgtgtgatcagcaatgttgtggcaaaatggcctggctcagtccatgactccagaatctttcgggcctctgaaatctatcagtgcctatcacaag gtgaattctctggtgtgttgctgggagacagggggtatggctgccagccttttctcctgacacctttcacagacccccaggaagcacagcaggcctacaaccatgcccatgccaggaccagggccagagttgaaatgacctttggcctcctgaaggcacgctttcactgccttcacaaattaagggtcagccctgttagggcatgtgatattactgtggcttgtgctgtcctccacaatgtggcctgcctgaggaaggagagggcccCCAGAGTGCCACCAGCCATGGACTGGGACAATCCGGCAATCTTCCCTGATGACGACAGTGGTCGGCTGCTGAGGGACCAATATGTGTTGAATTATTTTAGTTAG
- the LOC120044602 gene encoding permeability factor 2-like: MSIRMSASLVVVLLALLTITEGMSLRGVGADLRCRCIETESRRIGKLIKKIEMFPPSSHCRDTEIIATLSKSGQEICLDVSAPWVKRVIEKMLANNK, translated from the exons ATGAGCATCAGAATGTCAGCCAGCCTTGTCGTTGTGCTCCTGGCCCTCCTGACCATTACTGAGG GGATGAGTCTGAGAGGCGTGGGGGCTGACCTGCGATGTCGCTGCATTGAGACGGAGAGCAGACGTATTGGTAAACTCATTAAGAAGATAGAGATGTTCCCTCCCAGCTCGCACTGCAGagacactgagatcat TGCCACTCTGAGCAAGAGTGGTCAGGAGATTTGTCTGGATGTCAGCGCTCCTTGGGTCAAGAGGGTCATTGAGAAGATGCTGGCCAA CAACAAATGA